A DNA window from Stutzerimonas stutzeri contains the following coding sequences:
- a CDS encoding ComEA family DNA-binding protein, giving the protein MNKAFIAAAAFAVLTSLSLSGHAATQSQPAPLPAPAVAITQAPVNLNTADAVTLTRELKGIGATKAKAIIDYRDDHGPFSSVDELLEVKGIGSATLEKIRGQLSVQ; this is encoded by the coding sequence ATGAACAAAGCTTTTATTGCTGCTGCGGCTTTTGCCGTTCTTACCAGCCTGTCCCTCAGTGGCCATGCAGCCACGCAATCGCAGCCCGCGCCCTTGCCCGCGCCGGCTGTCGCCATCACCCAGGCACCAGTGAACCTCAATACCGCCGACGCCGTCACGCTTACCCGTGAACTCAAAGGTATCGGCGCCACCAAGGCCAAAGCGATCATCGATTATCGCGACGACCATGGCCCGTTCAGTTCGGTAGACGAGCTGCTCGAGGTAAAAGGGATTGGCTCGGCCACTCTGGAAAAGATTCGCGGCCAACTCAGCGTTCAGTAA
- the flgL gene encoding flagellar hook-associated protein FlgL — MRISTVQAFNNGVAGLQRNYANATRTQEQISTGNRLLTPADDPVASVRLLQLEQQQNVLSQYNSNLTAAKNSLTQEEVTLGSSYTVLHRVRELALQAGNGALSAEDRKSISAELTQREDELLSLMNTRNARGEYLFSGFQGKTQPFVRTGDGSYSYQGDEGQRKLQIASSLNIAISDNGKAVFENVTNAGRYQVLPGSTLSVSAPLVQDEVAVAGNPAFPAAGVGIYFTSDTDYIIYDRANPPADFADPYADPDQVIGSGVVDGNEKTADELVFRGVMVKFDGVQAQGQSAEIQLNANVQKQGILDTIANLRKTLENPASSNADIRDSVAVSLTNLDYGMGSVDAARGNIGARLNVIETTQTDNEDVALVNKSVQAELRELDYAEALSRLSFQTIILEAAQQSYVKISGLNLFNAMR; from the coding sequence ATGCGCATTTCTACCGTGCAAGCATTCAACAACGGTGTCGCCGGGTTGCAGCGCAACTATGCCAACGCGACCCGTACCCAAGAGCAGATCAGCACGGGCAACCGCCTTCTCACACCGGCAGACGACCCGGTTGCGTCGGTGCGGCTGTTGCAGTTGGAGCAGCAACAGAACGTGCTGAGCCAGTACAACTCCAACCTGACCGCCGCCAAGAATAGCCTCACCCAAGAAGAGGTCACGCTCGGGTCTTCGTATACCGTGCTGCATCGTGTACGGGAGCTTGCGTTGCAGGCTGGCAACGGAGCGCTGAGCGCAGAAGATCGTAAGTCCATTTCCGCTGAGCTGACTCAGCGCGAGGACGAGCTGCTGTCTTTGATGAACACCCGTAACGCACGAGGCGAGTACCTGTTTTCTGGTTTCCAGGGCAAAACGCAGCCGTTCGTGCGCACGGGCGATGGTAGCTATAGTTATCAGGGCGATGAAGGGCAGAGAAAACTGCAAATCGCCAGCTCGCTGAATATAGCCATCAGCGATAACGGTAAAGCGGTATTCGAAAACGTTACCAACGCAGGGCGCTATCAGGTTTTACCCGGTTCGACCTTGAGCGTTTCCGCGCCGCTAGTTCAGGATGAGGTAGCGGTTGCGGGAAATCCGGCATTCCCAGCCGCGGGCGTGGGCATTTATTTCACGTCTGATACCGATTACATCATTTACGACCGGGCCAACCCACCAGCAGATTTTGCCGACCCCTATGCCGATCCAGATCAGGTCATCGGTTCGGGAGTTGTCGACGGGAATGAAAAAACTGCCGACGAGCTTGTTTTCCGCGGCGTTATGGTTAAGTTCGATGGTGTTCAGGCTCAAGGTCAGTCGGCAGAAATCCAGCTTAATGCCAACGTACAAAAGCAGGGCATCCTCGACACGATCGCCAATCTTCGCAAGACTTTGGAAAACCCGGCGTCTAGCAACGCAGACATCCGCGATTCCGTGGCGGTGAGTCTGACCAATCTCGATTACGGCATGGGAAGCGTAGATGCAGCCCGCGGAAACATCGGCGCACGGCTCAATGTAATCGAAACAACGCAGACCGATAACGAGGACGTTGCGTTGGTGAACAAGTCTGTCCAGGCCGAGTTGCGCGAATTGGATTATGCGGAGGCGCTTTCAAGACTTTCGTTCCAGACCATCATTCTCGAGGCGGCACAGCAGAGCTACGTCAAAATCAGCGGCCTTAACCTGTTCAACGCCATGCGCTGA